In Tursiops truncatus isolate mTurTru1 chromosome X, mTurTru1.mat.Y, whole genome shotgun sequence, the following proteins share a genomic window:
- the KCND1 gene encoding A-type voltage-gated potassium channel KCND1 produces MAAGVATWLPFARAAAVGWLPLAQQPLPPAPGVKATRGDEVLVVNVSGRRFETWKNTLDRYPDTLLGSSEKEFFYDADSGEYFFDRDPDMFRHVLNFYRTGRLHCPRQECIQAFDEELAFYGLVPELVGDCCLEEYRDRKKENAERLAEDEEAEQAGDGPSLPAGSSLRQQLWRAFENPHTSTAALVFYYVTGFFIAVSVIANVVETIPCRGPARRPPREQPCGERFPLAFFCMDTACVLIFTGEYLLRLFAAPSRCRFLRSVMSLIDVVAILPYYIGLLVPKNEDVSGAFVTLRVFRVFRIFKFSRHSQGLRILGYTLKSCASELGFLLFSLTMAIIIFATVMFYAEKGTNKTNFTSIPAAFWYTIVTMTTLGYGDMVPSTIAGKIFGSICSLSGVLVIALPVPVIVSNFSRIYHQNQRADKRRAQQKVRLARIRLAKSGTTNAFLQYKQNGGLEDSSSGEEQAPCVRNRSAFEQQHHHLLHCLEKTTCHEFTDELTFSEALGAVSLGGRTSRSTSVSSQPVGPGSLLSSCCPRRAKRRAIRLANSTASVSHGSMQELDTLAGLQRSPAPQSRSSLNAKPHDSLDLNCDSRDFVAAIISIPTPPANTPDESQPSSPGGGGSGASSTLRNSSLGTPCLLPETVKISSL; encoded by the exons ATGGCAGCAGGCGTGGCCACATGGCTGCCTTTTGCACGGGCGGCCGCGGTGGGCTGGCTGCCCCTGgcccagcagcccctgccccccgCGCCGGGGGTGAAGGCAACTCGAGGGGATGAGGTTCTGGTGGTGAACGTGAGCGGACGGCGCTTTGAGACCTGGAAGAACACGCTCGACCGCTACCCAGACACTCTGCTGGGCAGTTCAGAAAAGGAATTCTTCTATGACGCCGACTCAGGCGAGTACTTCTTTGATCGCGACCCAGACATGTTCCGGCACGTGCTCAACTTCTACCGCACGGGCCGACTGCACTGCCCACGGCAGGAGTGCATCCAGGCCTTTGACGAAGAGCTGGCCTTCTATGGCCTGGTGCCTGAGCTCGTGGGCGACTGCTGCCTCGAAGAGTACCGGGACCGCAAGAAGGAGAACGCCGAGCGCCTGGCGGAGGACGAGGAGGCCGAGCAGGCCGGGGACGGCCCATCCCTGCCGGCTGGCAGCTCCCTGCGGCAGCAGCTCTGGCGGGCCTTCGAGAACCCACACACGAGCACCGCAGCCCTCGTTTTCTACTACGTTACCGGCTTTTTCATCGCTGTGTCGGTCATCGCCAACGTGGTTGAGACCATTCCGTGCCGCGGCCCTGCACGGCGGCCCCCGAGGGAGCAGCCCTGTGGCGAGCGCTTCCCGCTGGCCTTTTTCTGCATGGACACGGCCTGTGTACTCATATTCACAGGTGAATACCTTCTGCGGCTGTTCGCGGCCCCTAGCCGTTGCCGCTTCCTGCGGAGTGTAATGAGCCTCATCGACGTGGTGGCCATCCTGCCCTACTACATCGGGCTCCTCGTGCCCAAGAACGAAGATGTCTCGGGCGCCTTTGTCACCCTGCGGGTGTTCCGGGTGTTCCGTATCTTCAAGTTCTCCAGGCACTCACAGGGCTTGCGGATTCTGGGCTACACACTCAAGAgctgtgcctctgagctgggctttctcctcttttcccttaCCATGGCCATCATCATCTTCGCCACTGTTATGTTTTATGCCGAGAAGGGCACAAACAAGACCAACTTTACTAGCATACCCGCGGCCTTCTGGTATACCATTGTCACCATGACCACACTTGG CTACGGAGACATGGTGCCCAGCACCATTGCTGGCAAGATTTTCGGATCCATCTGTTCACTCAGTGGCGTCTTGGTCATTGCTCTGCCTGTGCCAGTCATTGTGTCCAACTTTAGCCGCATCTACCACCAGAACCAGCGTGCTGACAAGCGCCGAGCACAGCAG AAGGTGCGCTTGGCAAGGATCCGGTTGGCAAAGAGTGGTACCACCAACGCCTTCCTGCAGTACAAGCAGAACGGGGGTCTTGAG GACAGCAGCAGTGGGGAAGAACAGGCGCCGTGTGTCAGGAACCGTTCTGCTTTTGAGCAGCAACATCACCACTTGCTGCATTGTCTAGAGAAGACAACG TGCCATGAGTTCACGGATGAGCTAACCTTCAGTGAGGCCCTGGGCGCTGTCTCGCTGGGTGGCCGCACCAGCCGCAGCACTTCCGTGTCCTCCCAGCCAGTGGGGCCTGGCAGCCTGCTATCCTCTTGCTGCCCCCGCAGAGCCAAGCGCCGTGCCATCCGCCTTGCCAACTCCACTGCCTCGGTCAGCCATGGCAGCATGCAGGAGCTGGACACGCTGGCAGGGCTGCAGAGGAGCCCTGCCCCTCAGAG CCGCTCAAGCCTCAATGCCAAGCCCCATGACAGCCTTGACTTGAACTGCGACAGCCGGGACTTCGTGGCTGCCATCATCAGTATCCCCACCCCTCCTGCCAACACCCCAGATGAGAGCCAACCTTCCTCCCCTGGCGGTGGTGGCAGTGGGGCCAGCAGCACCCTCAGGAACTCCAGCCTGGGTACCCCTTGCCTCCTTCCCGAGACTGTCAAGATCTCTTCCCTATGA